The Scomber scombrus chromosome 22, fScoSco1.1, whole genome shotgun sequence genome has a window encoding:
- the tfec gene encoding transcription factor EC, with translation MPSVSDSSNPNSPVTLLTMANHDSEFPMDEVIDDLISLESGFNDGGLDCMESNILMQNNVSLSSSMLDVYGGEQGMKPPNGGMSPTSNPTKLTVKREYTEHDTRVMAKERQKKDNHNLIERRRRYNINYRIKELGTLIPKSNDPDMRWNKGTILKASVEYIRWLQKEQQHARELESRQKKLEQANRRLLLRIQELEIQARAHGLPNMATALGTVELSSHLLKQQQHQEDPNSDYLQRIAVVAGVPSIAATGGLQDHITGADGCTTFSDPLSHFTDFFSATLKEEHRLDEILMDDPLSPFGTDPLLSAGSPGAASKDSSRRSSFSSAEGDDL, from the exons ATGCCCTCTGTTAGCGACAGCAGCAATCCCAACAGTCCAGTTACCCTACTCACGATGGCAAATCACGACAGCGAG tttcCAATGGATGAAGTTATTGATGACCTAATTAGTCTTGAATCCGGTTTCAATGATGGAGGCTTGGATTGCATGGAGTCTAACATCTTAATGCAAAACAAT GTGTCCCTCAGTAGCAGCATGCTGGACGTCTATGGGGGTGAACAAGGTATGAAACCCCCTAATGGTGGAATGAGCCCCACATCTAACCCCACAAAGCTCACTGTTAAAAGGGAATACACAG aACACGACACAAGGGTGATGGCCAAAGAGCGGCAGAAAAAAGACAACCATAATTTGA TTGAAAGAAGACGAAGATACAATATCAACTACAGGATTAAGGAGCTGGGGACACTCATACCAAAATCGAATGACCC cGACATGCGCTGGAACAAAGGCACTATCCTAAAGGCCTCTGTGGAGTACATAAGGTGGCTGCAGAAGGAGCAGCAGCATGCTCGGGAACTGGAGAGCCGTCAGAAGAAGCTTGAGCAAGCGAACAGGAGATTGCTGCTGAGGATCCAG GAGCTTGAGATCCAGGCACGAGCACATGGACTTCCAAACATGGCTACAGCTTTGGGGACTGTTGAACTATCCTCCCACCTCctcaaacaacaacagc ACCAGGAGGACCCCAACAGCGACTACCTCCAGAGGATAGCCGTGGTGGCCGGTGTGCCATCCATCGCGGCCACCGGCGGGCTACAGGATCACATCACAGGCGCCGATGGCTGCACCACCTTTTCTGACCCGCTGTCCCACTTCACAGACTTCTTCAGTGCTACGCTCAAGGAGGAACATCGGCTGGACGAGATCCTGATGGATGACCCGCTCTCGCCATTTGGCACCGACCCTCTCCTCTCGGCAGGCTCGCCTGGAGCTGCATCAAAAGACAGCAGCCGCAGGAGCAGCTTCAGCTCTGCAGAGGGTGACGACCTATAA